Proteins from a genomic interval of Anaerohalosphaeraceae bacterium:
- a CDS encoding chemotaxis protein CheD, which produces MLTAVKKNIVVQVSDARIATDADSVLVTYSLGSCIAVTVYDPALTVGGMIHYQLPESAMDPRRAEVEPFLFCDTGMDVLLANLQKLGADKYRLIVKAAGGAAMKAGPQGFDIGKRNFLALRKVLWKYGLLLKGHDVGGDQPRNLYLYMNDGTVVVKSGGIEKNL; this is translated from the coding sequence ATGCTAACCGCCGTGAAAAAGAACATTGTGGTCCAGGTGTCAGACGCCCGCATCGCCACCGATGCGGATTCGGTCCTGGTGACCTATTCCCTCGGTTCCTGCATAGCCGTGACTGTCTATGACCCTGCCTTGACCGTCGGCGGAATGATTCACTACCAGCTGCCGGAATCCGCAATGGACCCCCGACGGGCTGAAGTTGAACCGTTCCTGTTCTGCGATACCGGCATGGATGTTCTCCTGGCGAATCTTCAAAAACTCGGCGCGGATAAATATCGGCTCATTGTAAAGGCTGCCGGCGGCGCTGCCATGAAAGCCGGGCCCCAGGGGTTTGACATCGGCAAGCGAAACTTTCTGGCCCTTCGAAAGGTCCTCTGGAAATACGGCCTTCTGCTCAAAGGGCACGATGTCGGCGGTGACCAGCCCCGCAATCTCTATCTGTATATGAATGACGGTACCGTCGTGGTTAAAAGCGGCGGAATTGAAAAAAATCTTTAA
- a CDS encoding dihydrolipoamide acetyltransferase family protein, with the protein MAIEILLPRLGRTMEQAVIVAVHVQVGQKVSKGQVLADIETDKAAMQIESPADGTIRAVLVEPPVTLPVDTPLFVLTEDGRPIDPERLEKLKQQVQTARERVLEPAAPLAHSVSPADLLRIPETLSLIRPQEAVEAFQTSGAVAPAQFKPGKKVPFTRWQAVVAQRMLLSKRQIPCFYLNLQVDVTELVQLRDTLKPKGGNLSYNDFLLKAAAVSLRRYPILTGRLGTDTIELAPQIDIGLAVASEQGVVAPVLRAVDTLSLPQISVAVEDLVNRARRNALRPEDLDGGSMTISNLGGYGIDSFIPIVIPGQTSILGVGRIREQCVPDGNQIQIRKRMTLTLSVDHRIVNGAEAAQFLDHIKKMLEHPQELLDNP; encoded by the coding sequence ATGGCAATTGAAATTCTTCTGCCTCGATTGGGGCGTACGATGGAACAGGCCGTGATAGTGGCCGTTCATGTCCAGGTCGGGCAAAAAGTCAGCAAAGGCCAGGTCCTGGCCGATATCGAAACAGACAAGGCGGCTATGCAGATTGAATCCCCCGCCGATGGAACCATACGCGCTGTCCTCGTCGAGCCGCCGGTCACCCTTCCGGTGGATACTCCTCTCTTTGTCCTTACCGAAGACGGCCGGCCTATCGACCCCGAACGGCTGGAAAAACTCAAACAACAGGTTCAAACCGCCCGCGAAAGGGTTCTCGAACCCGCCGCTCCTCTTGCTCATTCCGTTTCTCCTGCAGACCTTCTGCGAATTCCGGAAACCCTCTCCCTCATCAGACCCCAGGAAGCCGTCGAGGCATTCCAAACCTCCGGTGCCGTTGCGCCTGCGCAGTTCAAACCCGGCAAAAAAGTCCCTTTTACACGCTGGCAGGCCGTCGTAGCCCAAAGAATGCTCCTCTCCAAGCGCCAAATCCCATGCTTTTACCTGAATCTGCAGGTCGATGTAACGGAATTGGTTCAATTGCGGGATACCCTCAAGCCAAAAGGAGGCAATCTGTCTTATAACGACTTTCTCCTGAAAGCCGCCGCCGTTTCCCTCCGGCGCTACCCCATTTTAACAGGACGTCTGGGAACAGATACAATTGAACTGGCCCCCCAAATTGACATCGGCCTTGCCGTTGCCTCCGAACAGGGAGTTGTCGCCCCAGTCCTGCGGGCAGTGGATACCCTGTCTTTGCCCCAGATTTCCGTCGCCGTGGAAGACCTGGTCAACCGGGCCCGGCGAAACGCCCTGCGTCCCGAAGACCTCGACGGCGGCTCGATGACCATCAGCAATCTGGGCGGCTACGGCATCGATTCCTTTATCCCAATCGTCATCCCTGGTCAGACGTCCATCTTGGGCGTCGGACGAATCCGGGAACAATGCGTCCCCGACGGCAACCAAATCCAAATCCGAAAACGAATGACCCTCACCCTATCGGTGGATCACCGCATTGTCAACGGCGCAGAGGCTGCCCAGTTCCTTGACCATATCAAAAAGATGCTTGAACACCCCCAGGAACTGCTCGACAATCCCTAA
- a CDS encoding protein-glutamate O-methyltransferase CheR, whose protein sequence is MTLIQPILDELILTDEQFARICRLVYEHCGINLHEGKKELVRARLAKMLRKYNLKSYDEYIDFVLQDVGGKTFYEMIDQISTNLTSFFREPKHFEYLTQKFLPELIAKKQKIGRLRIRAWSAGCSSGEEPYSMAITLLEAIPKNQTWDIRILATDISTRVLQMAQQGLYESQRVAAVSTDLKRRYLLPHKEKNGEVYYEVAPLVRSILTFKYLNLMDPWPFRGPFDFIFCRNVMIYFDKPTQEKLVNRFWDVLDIGGHFFTGHSESLTGIRHSFQYVQPTIYRK, encoded by the coding sequence ATGACCTTAATCCAGCCGATCTTAGACGAACTGATTCTGACGGATGAGCAGTTTGCCCGCATTTGCCGGCTGGTCTATGAGCACTGCGGCATCAATCTTCATGAGGGCAAAAAGGAACTTGTCCGCGCCCGCCTGGCCAAAATGCTTCGAAAATACAACCTGAAATCCTACGATGAGTACATTGACTTCGTGCTTCAGGATGTCGGCGGAAAAACCTTTTATGAAATGATTGACCAGATCAGCACCAACCTGACCAGTTTTTTCCGCGAACCCAAACACTTTGAATACCTCACACAGAAGTTTCTGCCGGAACTGATTGCCAAAAAGCAGAAAATCGGCCGCCTTCGAATCCGTGCCTGGAGTGCAGGATGTTCCTCCGGGGAAGAACCCTACTCGATGGCCATCACCCTGCTGGAAGCAATCCCTAAAAACCAGACCTGGGATATACGGATTCTGGCCACGGATATCTCAACACGGGTCCTTCAGATGGCCCAGCAGGGGCTCTACGAATCACAGCGTGTCGCCGCTGTTTCGACTGACCTCAAAAGGCGCTACCTCCTCCCGCACAAAGAAAAAAACGGTGAGGTGTACTATGAAGTCGCCCCTTTGGTCCGAAGCATTCTTACGTTTAAATATCTGAATCTGATGGACCCCTGGCCTTTCCGCGGTCCCTTTGACTTTATCTTCTGCCGAAATGTGATGATCTACTTCGACAAGCCCACACAGGAAAAACTCGTCAACCGTTTTTGGGATGTCCTCGATATCGGCGGGCATTTCTTCACCGGCCATTCCGAGTCCCTGACCGGCATTCGGCATTCGTTCCAATACGTGCAGCCAACCATCTACAGGAAATAA
- a CDS encoding MarC family protein, with protein MRDFWMVFVPLFVAVDAMGILPIYLGLVEGVPQAERKRVVKQSFVTALTVAVGFVFLGKGVFRFLGISVSDFMVAGGALLFIIATLDLTSGTKFARRVDTLGAVPLGVPLIVGPAVLTTSLMLVDVHGLAATLSAVLLNLVLAVGILLTADFWNRLLGSTGSQALSKVASLILAAIAVMMIRRGLLGIFPGWGGGV; from the coding sequence ATGCGGGATTTTTGGATGGTTTTTGTTCCGCTGTTTGTGGCCGTGGATGCAATGGGAATTCTTCCGATTTATTTGGGGCTTGTTGAGGGAGTGCCTCAAGCAGAGCGAAAACGCGTAGTCAAGCAGTCTTTTGTGACTGCTTTGACTGTGGCGGTCGGATTTGTTTTTCTGGGCAAGGGGGTCTTTCGATTTTTGGGGATCAGTGTTTCTGATTTTATGGTGGCCGGCGGGGCGCTGCTCTTTATCATAGCGACATTGGATTTGACTTCGGGGACCAAGTTTGCCCGCCGGGTGGATACGCTGGGGGCGGTTCCGCTGGGGGTGCCGCTGATTGTGGGACCGGCGGTGCTGACGACCAGTCTGATGCTGGTGGATGTGCACGGGCTGGCGGCGACCCTGTCGGCGGTGCTGTTGAATCTGGTGCTGGCGGTCGGCATTCTGCTGACAGCAGATTTCTGGAATCGGCTGCTGGGTTCTACAGGGTCGCAGGCACTTTCCAAGGTGGCCAGTCTGATTCTGGCGGCGATTGCCGTGATGATGATTCGCCGGGGCCTGCTGGGGATTTTCCCGGGCTGGGGCGGAGGTGTTTAG
- a CDS encoding aminotransferase class IV, which translates to MELAVLNENLLPLTEVPLDKMDRGLFFGDGVYEVLRSYHGRIFALEEHLARFERSAAEIQLSGFDIAQIRSRILEAFEKAGFRTAKIYFHLTRGCELREHLPSPNLKPSFFLTVQELHDDPKKKQLGIRVCTHPDLRWKRCDIKSLNLLPNVLARIEADRKGCTEALLVNDKGLITEGAGSAFFAVNGKEKTLYTHPLGPEILPSITRAVVLRIARNAGLTPVEQAVTPQQAAQMDELFLAVTTKDILPITQFDGNPVGTGRPGPCTAALLKQFQEYVAAYAQRP; encoded by the coding sequence ATGGAATTGGCTGTTCTGAATGAAAACCTGCTACCGCTCACTGAAGTCCCGCTGGACAAAATGGACCGCGGGCTTTTCTTCGGTGACGGAGTCTATGAAGTCCTCCGCAGCTACCACGGACGCATTTTCGCCCTCGAGGAGCATCTGGCCCGCTTTGAACGAAGCGCTGCAGAAATCCAGCTGAGCGGTTTTGACATCGCCCAAATTCGCTCGCGAATCCTCGAGGCCTTCGAAAAAGCCGGCTTCCGGACCGCCAAAATCTATTTTCACCTCACCCGCGGCTGTGAACTCCGCGAACATCTGCCCAGCCCGAATCTCAAACCGTCTTTTTTCCTGACCGTTCAGGAGCTTCACGACGACCCGAAAAAAAAGCAGCTCGGCATTCGTGTCTGCACGCACCCGGACCTGCGATGGAAACGCTGCGACATCAAATCCCTCAATCTGCTGCCGAACGTCCTGGCCCGCATCGAGGCCGACCGAAAAGGATGCACCGAAGCCCTTCTGGTCAATGACAAAGGGCTGATTACCGAAGGAGCGGGCTCGGCCTTCTTTGCTGTGAACGGAAAGGAAAAAACCCTCTATACCCATCCCCTCGGCCCCGAGATTCTGCCTTCCATCACACGAGCGGTAGTCCTTCGAATCGCCCGCAATGCCGGTCTGACCCCTGTCGAGCAGGCCGTCACGCCGCAGCAGGCCGCCCAAATGGACGAGCTGTTTCTGGCCGTAACAACCAAAGACATCCTGCCGATTACTCAGTTTGACGGAAACCCCGTCGGAACAGGCCGGCCCGGTCCCTGCACCGCCGCTCTGCTCAAACAATTCCAGGAATACGTCGCCGCCTATGCCCAGCGCCCTTAA
- the rplU gene encoding 50S ribosomal protein L21, protein MYAIIEQGGKQYKVVQGDMLRIELTDAPADAQTIQLDKVLLVRDGDSIRIGEPYVKGAKVTARFQGTAEESVVKGPKLYPMYFRRRKNSRKKIGHRQKYQQVVIERIEA, encoded by the coding sequence ATGTACGCGATTATTGAACAAGGCGGCAAGCAATATAAAGTCGTACAGGGGGATATGCTTCGGATTGAGCTGACGGATGCGCCGGCGGACGCCCAGACGATTCAGCTGGACAAGGTGCTGCTGGTGCGGGACGGGGATTCGATTCGAATCGGCGAGCCGTATGTGAAGGGGGCTAAAGTGACGGCCCGGTTTCAGGGGACGGCCGAAGAGTCGGTGGTTAAAGGCCCCAAACTGTACCCGATGTATTTCCGGCGGCGCAAGAACTCCCGGAAGAAAATCGGACATCGACAGAAATATCAGCAGGTTGTGATTGAGCGGATTGAAGCATAA
- a CDS encoding transcriptional regulator encodes MSRGQSLMRQWNLLKALQSVYFGIDSQELAQRLECSQRQVLRDLNILRELGFPITYEERDFGKRFWKLSRHFIESDRLVFTPTELISIYLSQKLLSPLSGTQFGEGLASLLEKIKAMLSPRTLEYFSRLEEHLLVKTSALNTYAAHDKIIRILTRAVQDSQTVRLRYQSTRHPEPYETLYQPYGLIFFDGDLYCIGWMQRYEEIRTLKVSRIQSAETTGQSFRRPADFSLVRHVQDSFGIFSEPAAPCKIRIRFDGWAAANVRETRRHPSQTILEDHGDRLLAQFEIAPSAEMIRWILSFGSHAQVLTPRSLIRQLEDELRLMLQQYAANQKN; translated from the coding sequence ATGTCACGCGGCCAGTCGCTGATGCGCCAGTGGAACCTCCTGAAAGCCCTCCAATCCGTCTATTTCGGCATTGACAGTCAGGAACTGGCCCAGCGTCTCGAATGCAGTCAGCGGCAGGTCCTGCGGGACTTAAATATCCTCCGCGAACTGGGCTTTCCTATTACCTACGAAGAGAGGGATTTCGGAAAGCGTTTCTGGAAACTGAGCCGCCATTTTATCGAAAGTGACCGGCTTGTTTTCACCCCTACGGAACTGATCAGCATCTACCTGAGCCAAAAACTCCTTTCCCCTCTGTCCGGCACCCAATTCGGCGAAGGTCTGGCCTCGCTCCTGGAGAAAATCAAGGCCATGCTCTCGCCCCGCACTCTCGAATACTTCTCCAGACTTGAAGAGCATCTTCTGGTCAAAACCTCCGCCCTGAACACCTACGCCGCTCACGACAAAATCATCCGAATCCTCACCCGTGCCGTCCAGGACTCTCAGACCGTTCGCCTCCGGTATCAATCCACCCGGCACCCGGAGCCTTACGAAACCCTCTATCAGCCCTATGGGTTGATATTTTTCGACGGCGACCTGTACTGCATCGGCTGGATGCAGCGATACGAAGAAATCCGCACCCTCAAGGTCAGCCGCATCCAAAGTGCCGAAACCACCGGCCAATCGTTCCGCCGACCTGCCGACTTCTCCCTCGTCCGGCATGTACAGGACAGCTTCGGCATCTTCTCCGAACCTGCTGCACCATGCAAAATCCGCATCCGTTTTGACGGCTGGGCCGCCGCCAACGTCCGCGAAACACGCCGACACCCCTCCCAAACCATCCTCGAAGACCACGGAGACCGGCTGCTGGCTCAATTTGAAATCGCCCCCAGTGCCGAGATGATTCGCTGGATTTTAAGCTTCGGCTCCCACGCACAAGTCCTGACACCGCGTTCCCTCATCCGGCAGCTCGAAGATGAACTGCGGCTGATGCTTCAGCAATACGCGGCGAACCAAAAAAATTAA
- a CDS encoding chemotaxis response regulator protein-glutamate methylesterase, whose translation MSPAALETTKVLIVDDSAIVRKILSTQLGAHPSIEVIATAPDPYIARDKIVQLNPDVLILDVEMPRMDGVTFLKKLMKYHPMPVIIFSSLTPQGSKTAIEALASGAVEVLAKPGPSYSVGDACKQLCETILAIPKGRYPKPVATQSEPIKPLESASMLETTNKILAIGASTGGVQALTCVLSALPPDCPGTVVVQHMPAQFTHSFAERLNSECKVQVKEAADGDSVIPGRVLIAPGGYHMVLQRSGANYYVSIKDGPAVCHQKPSVEVLFNSVAKYAGPNAVGAILTGMGNDGAKGLLAMRQAGAHTIAQDEATCIVFGMPKEAIKLDAAEVVLPLDKIAPALIQYARN comes from the coding sequence ATGTCCCCTGCAGCACTTGAAACAACCAAAGTTCTGATCGTTGACGATTCCGCGATTGTTCGAAAAATCCTCAGCACTCAGCTGGGAGCCCATCCATCTATTGAAGTTATTGCCACTGCTCCCGATCCCTATATCGCCCGGGACAAAATCGTCCAGCTCAACCCTGATGTGCTGATTCTGGACGTCGAAATGCCCCGAATGGACGGCGTTACATTCCTCAAAAAACTGATGAAGTATCATCCGATGCCGGTTATTATCTTCAGCTCTCTGACCCCCCAGGGCAGCAAAACCGCCATCGAAGCCCTCGCCTCCGGGGCTGTCGAAGTGCTGGCCAAGCCCGGTCCTTCCTACTCAGTAGGAGATGCCTGCAAACAGCTTTGCGAAACCATTCTGGCCATTCCCAAAGGCCGTTATCCCAAACCCGTCGCGACACAGAGCGAGCCGATCAAGCCCCTCGAATCCGCCTCGATGCTCGAAACCACAAACAAAATCCTGGCTATCGGCGCCTCCACCGGCGGCGTGCAGGCCCTTACCTGTGTCCTGTCCGCCCTGCCGCCGGATTGCCCGGGAACCGTCGTCGTCCAGCATATGCCCGCCCAGTTCACCCATTCCTTCGCGGAGCGGCTCAACAGCGAATGCAAAGTTCAGGTCAAAGAGGCCGCCGACGGCGACTCTGTCATCCCAGGCAGAGTCCTCATCGCCCCCGGCGGCTATCACATGGTCCTCCAGCGTTCCGGTGCCAATTACTATGTCTCCATCAAAGACGGCCCGGCCGTCTGTCATCAGAAACCCAGCGTTGAAGTCCTTTTCAACTCCGTCGCCAAATACGCCGGCCCCAACGCCGTCGGCGCTATTCTTACCGGCATGGGCAACGACGGCGCCAAAGGACTGCTGGCCATGAGACAGGCCGGTGCCCACACCATTGCCCAGGATGAGGCCACCTGCATCGTCTTCGGTATGCCCAAAGAGGCCATCAAACTGGATGCCGCCGAGGTTGTTTTGCCGCTCGACAAAATCGCCCCCGCTCTCATCCAGTACGCGAGAAATTAA
- a CDS encoding chemotaxis protein CheA: MEKTGKITELIEQAAGKIPLLDPQDTRDIEEIAGVFKQIEEAVKALSGCEESSRLQAQSLAHLGAEQIEKLLRQELQSSEQVLQELTKAVSQLQTLTQSLSSAPGSAAAVSTSPAAPAETSEFPPTVIAPDDAPLVQDFLNESREHLESAETALLNLENDPTNTETLNQIFRGFHTIKGMAGFLNLTAINRLAHVSENLLDRARKGTLTMSGAASNLAFGSIDMLKTMLKDLEAGLAQNQPIPAPKDLPSLIQRIQDCVEGRLQPEPVSAPSDIQQDIQLEPILQPESQTKTAVSSVAASAAARETIKVSTKRLDNLINMTGELAVAQLMISEEVSKTCHTDSDLYRKVASQSKIVRDLQELSMSMRMIPMQGAFQKMARLVRDLSQKAGKPINFQTSGEETELDRTIVDKITDPLIHMVRNSIDHGIEPPEERVKKGKSPQGLLRLSAYHQAGSIVIEIEDDGRGLNAEKIRKKALEKGLISEHQELTEEELLNLIFKPGFSTADKVTEISGRGVGMDVVKKNIDALNGKIEMKTAPDKGTIFSLRLPLTLAIIDGQIVTIGSQRYIIPINSVIQSLRPTPDQISTIRNRSKVVMIRGQLHPLIPLYKLFRIAGAVEEPEQALLVVVGEGSRRCCLQVDDLLGQQQVVIKSLRGLGKIKGVSGGAIMGDGQISLILDVPGLLELAQDPDANL; the protein is encoded by the coding sequence ATGGAAAAGACAGGAAAAATCACGGAACTGATTGAACAGGCCGCCGGAAAAATCCCCCTGCTGGACCCGCAGGATACACGCGACATCGAGGAAATCGCCGGCGTCTTCAAACAAATTGAAGAGGCCGTCAAAGCCCTCAGCGGCTGTGAGGAATCCTCCCGTCTCCAGGCCCAATCCCTGGCCCATCTGGGAGCCGAACAGATTGAAAAACTCCTTCGACAGGAACTCCAGTCCTCCGAACAAGTGCTTCAGGAGCTCACAAAGGCCGTTAGTCAGCTGCAGACGCTCACCCAGTCCCTCTCCTCTGCACCCGGTTCTGCCGCCGCCGTCTCAACGTCCCCGGCTGCTCCGGCGGAAACATCGGAGTTCCCTCCGACTGTTATCGCCCCCGATGATGCCCCGCTGGTTCAGGATTTCCTCAATGAATCCCGCGAGCATCTTGAATCGGCGGAAACAGCCCTTTTAAATCTCGAAAATGACCCGACCAATACCGAAACACTGAACCAGATTTTCCGCGGCTTCCATACTATCAAGGGCATGGCCGGCTTCCTGAATCTGACCGCCATCAATCGGCTGGCTCATGTCTCCGAAAACCTGCTTGACCGCGCTCGCAAAGGCACTCTGACAATGTCCGGCGCCGCCAGCAACCTGGCCTTCGGCTCCATCGACATGCTCAAAACCATGCTCAAGGACCTCGAAGCCGGATTGGCTCAAAATCAACCCATCCCAGCTCCGAAAGACCTGCCTTCTCTGATTCAGAGAATTCAGGACTGCGTCGAAGGCAGACTCCAGCCGGAACCTGTGTCGGCCCCCTCAGACATCCAACAGGACATCCAGCTTGAACCTATTCTTCAGCCCGAATCCCAGACAAAAACCGCCGTTTCCTCCGTTGCGGCCTCTGCCGCCGCTCGAGAAACCATCAAAGTCAGCACCAAACGTCTGGATAACCTAATCAATATGACCGGCGAATTGGCCGTCGCTCAGCTGATGATTTCCGAAGAGGTCAGCAAAACCTGCCACACCGACAGCGACCTCTACCGAAAGGTCGCCAGCCAGTCCAAAATCGTCCGCGACCTGCAGGAATTGTCCATGTCCATGCGGATGATTCCGATGCAGGGCGCCTTTCAGAAAATGGCCCGGCTCGTCCGCGACCTCTCCCAAAAAGCCGGAAAACCCATCAACTTCCAGACCTCCGGAGAAGAAACCGAGCTGGACCGCACCATCGTGGACAAGATTACCGACCCGCTGATTCATATGGTGCGAAACTCCATCGACCACGGCATCGAACCGCCGGAGGAGCGCGTCAAAAAAGGCAAATCCCCTCAGGGGCTGCTGCGTCTGTCGGCCTACCATCAGGCCGGCAGCATTGTTATCGAAATCGAGGATGACGGCCGGGGGCTGAACGCCGAAAAAATCCGCAAAAAAGCCCTCGAAAAAGGGCTGATTTCCGAACATCAGGAATTGACGGAAGAAGAGCTGCTGAATCTGATTTTCAAGCCCGGTTTTTCCACCGCCGACAAGGTCACCGAAATCTCCGGCCGAGGCGTTGGAATGGATGTCGTCAAGAAAAATATCGACGCCCTCAACGGAAAAATCGAAATGAAAACGGCGCCGGACAAAGGAACAATCTTTTCGCTCCGGCTTCCTTTAACGCTGGCCATTATTGACGGACAAATCGTCACCATCGGCTCCCAGCGGTATATCATCCCGATCAATTCAGTCATTCAGAGTTTGCGTCCGACGCCGGACCAGATATCCACGATTCGAAACCGCTCTAAAGTCGTGATGATTCGCGGCCAGCTCCATCCGCTGATTCCGCTCTACAAGCTGTTCCGCATCGCCGGTGCGGTGGAAGAACCCGAACAGGCCCTTCTGGTGGTCGTCGGAGAAGGAAGCCGGCGATGCTGCCTGCAGGTCGATGACCTGCTCGGCCAGCAGCAGGTCGTTATTAAATCCCTTCGCGGCTTAGGCAAAATCAAAGGGGTTTCCGGCGGCGCCATCATGGGTGACGGCCAAATCAGCTTGATTCTCGATGTACCGGGGCTCCTCGAACTGGCCCAGGACCCCGATGCAAATCTGTGA